The DNA segment TTGGAATTGTTGGCGCGTCAGGCTATGGCGGGGTACAACTAGTTAGGTTACTGATGGAACATCCAGAAGTTGAACTAGTGTATTTAGGCGGTGAGAGTAGTGCAGGTAAATCCTTTGGAGACCTGTACCCCCATCTAGCTCATCTAGTTAACTTGCCAATAGAAGCAGTAGATGCAGAAGTAATTGCTCACCGTTGTGAAGTAGTATTTCTCTCGCTACCAAATGGTCTGGCTTGCCAAATTGCCCCGATTTTGTGTGAAAAAGGATGTAAAGTCCTCGATTTGAGTGCCGACTATCGATTCAGCGATTTGACAACTTACACTAATTGGTATGGTACTCCCAGAAGCGATCGCACCACCGCCGCCACAGCAGTATATGGTTTACCAGAACTTTACCGCGATCGCATTGCCGAAGCCCAGTTAGTTGGCTGTGCTGGTTGCTACCCCACCGCCAGCCTCTTAGCCCTTTCACCACTGCTCAAACAAGGCTTAATCGTTCCAGAAACCGCCATTATCGATGCCAAATCCGGCACATCAGGCGGCGGAAGACAAGGCAAAGTCAACTTATTACTAGCTGAGGCTGATAACTCATTAGGAGCATACGGAGTTAGTCGTCACCGTCACACCCCAGAAATTGAACAGATTTGTAGTGATTTAGCAGGTCACGAAGTCACAGTTCAATTTACCCCTCATCTCGTCCCCATGGTGCGGGGAATTTTAGCCACAGTATATGCCACACTCCGCGATCCCGGATTAGTGCGAGATGACTTAATTACCATTTTTTCAGCCTTCTATCGTCACGCCCCTTGGGTGAGAATCTGCGAAAGTGGCATTTATCCTCAAACCAAGTGGGCGTGTGGTAGCAATCTTTGTTACATCGGCTTAGAAGTAGACCCGCGCACAGGTCGAGTCATAGTCATGTCAGCCATTGACAACCTCATTAAAGGACAAGCAGGCCAAGCAATACAATGTTTGAACCTGATGATGGGCTGGGATGAAACCTTGGGGTTGCCCAAATTAGGATTTTATCCATAATCGGGGAAATCAATTTTGGATTTTGGATTTGCGATTTTAGATTATGGTTCAATCCAAAATCTAAAATCTAAAATCTAAAATTCCTACTCCCTACTTAGGTCCTAAACCCACAGTACCAGCATAAACAGCGCGATCGCCTAATTCATGTTCAATCCGCAGTAAGCGATTGTATTTTGCTACCCGTTCACTACGACACAGAGAACCTGTCTTAATTTGACCCGCACGAGTAGCTACAGCTAAATCAGCAATAGTTGTATCTTCTGTTTCACCAGAACGATGGCTAATTACTGAACGGAAACCGTTGCGAGTTGCCAAATCAATAGTTTCCAAAGTTTCAGTCAGTGAACCAATTTGATTGAGTTTAATCAAAATAGAATTAGCGGCTTTTTGCTCAATTCCCTTTTGCAAGCGGGTAGCATTAGTTACGAATAAATCATCACCTACTAATTGCACCTTTGCACCTACCTTTTGAGTTAGTAATTCCCAATTTTGCCAATCCTCTTCATGCAAACCATCTTCAATCGACACAATGGGATATTCGTCAACCAATTGTCCTAAATAATTAACAAACTCACTTGGTGCATGGGGTTTGCCATCATAGACATACTGCCCATTCTTGTAAAACTCACTAGCAGCTACATCCAAAGCCAAAGCCACTTCTTCTCCTGGCTTATAACCAGCCTTTTTAATCGCCGCTACCAGCAATTCTAAAGCCACTTGGTTAGATTCCAAATTAGGTGCAAAACCGCCTTCATCACCCACACCAGTCAGCAAACCCTTTTCATCCAATACCTTGCTCAGAGTAGCAAATACTTCCGCACCCCAGCGCAAAGCTTCCTTAAAAGAAGGCGCGCCAATAGGTACAATCATAAACTCTTGAAAGTCTACATTATTGGAAGCGTGCGCCCCACCGTTGATCACATTCATCAAAGGCACGGGTAGCAAATTCGACAAAGGACTGCCCAAATAGCGATATAAGGGAAGATCCAAAGACTCAGCACTGGCTTTTGCAGCAGCCAGGGAAACCGCCAAAATTGCATTTGCACCCAAATTAGCTTTATTCGGTGAACCATCCAAAGCAATCATTTTTCTGTCTAACAATTCTTGGTCGAGAGCATCCAAACCTAACAATTTTGGTGCTAACACCTGATTCACATTCTGCACCGCCTTGAGTACCCCTTTCCCACCATAGCGGCTTTTATCATCATCCCGCAGTTCATGGGCTTCAAATGTGCCAGTAGACGCACCACTGGGAACCTGTGCTAGTCCCACAACACCATTAGCCAAATGTACTTCAGCCTCAACCGTGGGCTTACCCCGCGAGTCCAGAATTTCACGGGCTACAATTGCATCAATAGCGGTATCTAGAAATTTAGTCATTCGTGTTTTGTCCTTCGTTTCTATGGCGTTTCCGGGTTCAGACTTTACAGTTTAGTCTTAACCCAATCGTTAGTTTATGTGTTTCCGGGGCTAAATCGCCTGAGATTAAAGAAGATTTCCAATAGCGAACGCTGGAAGTTGATTTACTGGGTAAGAAGTAAAACATAGCTGAATATGAGCTACATCTGCTATAAAAGCTATTTACGTTATAATTTGCTTAAAAACCAAGAGATTATTTATGAATACAGTAGTAATTAATAATCATATTGAAATTACGCCAGGGATATGTGGTGGCAAACCTCGCATTGCTGGACATCGAATTAAAGTACAAAATATCGTCTTATGGTATGAACGAATGGGAATGTCACCCGATGAAATTGTTTATCACTATCCCAGTATTAGTTTAGCTGATGTTCATGCAGCATTAGCTTATTATTATGATAATATTGAAGAAATTAGAAAAGATATAGAAGACGATGAAGTATTTGCTAGAGAGATGAAAGCTAAAATGCCTTCTTTAGTGCAGCAAAAACTTCAAAAAAGTCATGGCTAGAGAAATTAAATTTCATTTAGATGAAAATGTCAGTAATGCGATCGCTAATGGACTTCGTAAAAGAGACATTGATGTAACAACGACTTCAGAGCAAGGGCTGATTTCTGTATCTGATCAAGTTCAGTTAGAATTTTATTTTTCTCAAGGAAGAGTTATTTTTACTCAGGATACAGATTTTTTGCGATTAGATCAATCCAATATAAACCATCTAGGGATTGTTTATTGTCCTCAACAGACTAAATCTATTGGACAAATCATTCAGGGCTTAGTATTAATTTGGGAGTTACTAGAACCTGAAGAAATGTTGGGACATATTGAATATTTATGAATAAAAATAAAAGGCGATCGCTATTATAAAGTTAAGGTGGCTAGAGAGCGATCGCTATAGGTCAATAGTCAATACGTTATAATTTGCTTAAAAACCGCGAGATTATTTATGAACAAAGAAAGTATTACAGCCATAATTCATCCGGGTGATGATTTTGGTTATGTTGTTGAGTGTGTAGAAATTTCTGTTGTTACTCAAGGGGATAGTTTGGATGAAGTTGTAAAAAATTGTACTGATGCAGTTTTTCTGCATTTGGAAGGGGAAAATCCCGAAGATTTTGGATTAATTGAGCATCCCGCTATTCGCTTTGTTTTTTAACTCCAGCCGATTTATGCCTAAGTTAAGAAGACTATCAGCACAGGAAGTTATTGATATTTTAAATCAATTTGGTTTTGAAATTATTAGCCATACCGAATCATAAACAGTTAGATTTAGGTACTTGTCGGGCAATTTATCGTCAAGCTAGTAAATATATTCCTGAATCAGATTTATATGCTCATTTTTATAAATAAGAGATATATTTATGTTATAGTTTGCTTGAAATTATAGGGGTTATTTATGAATACATTAGAAATTCGTCAACAAATTCAAGAATATGTTGATAAATTGTCACCAGAAATATTATTAGTTGCTGTTGATTTTTTGGCATATTTGGCAGATAGAGAAGATAACGATGCCACTGAAGAGTTATTGAAAATAAATGATTTTAAAGCAGATTTTGCTAAAGCGAAAAAAAATGTTGAAGAAGGCAAGGTAATTTCCGTTGAGCGACTTAAACGAAAATATTAATTATACCGTTGTTATTAGCATTGATGCTCAAGGGTTTTTTGAATCTGCTTCTGGTGCTTTACAAAAGAAATTAGACAGGTGTTTTGAGGTTTTAAAAATAGAGCCTCGTAATTATCCTAATATAAAAGCACTGAAAGGTGAATTGTCAGGTTATTATCGTTATCGTGTGGGTGATTATGGAGTTATTTATGAAATTGATGATAATTTAAAGGAGATAACTATTCTGATGATTGCACATCGCCGTCGGGTTTATGAGTAAGAAATATCAGTGAATAATCAAGGCGATCGCTATTATAAAGTCAAAGTGGCTAGAGAGCGATCGCGATAAGTCAATATTCAATTTCTGGCTAATTACAACTAATTTTTTCCAATTCCTAATAATTAGGCTTCCAGTAGCACCAAACATTTGAGCAGATAGAAGCACACCTAGATGCTGTTTACGTGTAAATCGCTGATGAGATATAAAATAGAATAATTAAACAAAAGGTGAATATGCGATTACTACACACAATGCTACGAGTCGGCAACCTGGACAAGTCCTTGCAGTTTTACTGTGATGTCCTGGGGATGAAATTATTGCGGAGAAAAGACTATCCAGGCGGGGAATTTACTTTGGCGTTTATCGGCTATGGTGACGAAAGTGATAATAGCGTTATCGAATTAACTTATAACTGGGGAGTAGAAAAATACGACTTGGGTAATGGTTACGGTCATATTGCCCTTGGCGTTGATGATATTTATACCACCTGTGAACACATTAAAACGCTGGGCGGTAAAGTCACACGGGAACCAGGGCCAATGAAACATGGTTCTACAGTCATTGCCTTTGTTGAAGATCCAGATGGGTATAAAGTTGAACTGATTCAACTGAAAAATCAAAATTCAGCAGCAAAACAGGAATCAGCAGCAAAACTGGTAACCAAATAAGATATCTGAGCAAAATTAAAATACCTATAGTGACAAAGATTGTAGAGACGTTCCATGGAACGTCTCTATACGGGTTCACTACAAATTACTCCACACAATCTGGCAAACTTACCGCATAACGGTATTTTCGTTTTAAATTAGAGATAGGGTTAATAGTTAAACTCTTACCAATTAAGAATCCCAAATTGCCACCGCAAATACACGCTGATATACATTGTTAATAGTTGGATATTGTTTTAGGGGGTGGATACTGGAAAAATGATACTGATACGTCCTTCCCATCCTCATCCCAGCAACTTACCTGAAAATCCTAAATCTAAAATCCTTAAAAATGCAGCCTACAGATCCCAATAAATTTACTGATACAGCCTGGGAAGCAATTGTCAAATCTCAGGATATAGTCCGCGCATATCAACAACAGCAACTAGATGTTGAACATTTAATTATTGCCCTTTTACAAGAACCTACAAGTTTAGCTATCAGGATTTTCGCTCGTGCTGAGGTTGATCCCATCCGCTTGCAACAACAATTAGAAGCCTTTACCCAGCGTCAGCCAAAAGTTGGTAAAAGTGATCAGCTTTATCTGGGTCGTAACTTAGATGTTTTACTAGACAAGGCTGAAGAAATTAGGGTGAGAATGCAGGATGCCTATATCTCAGTCGAACATATAATTTTGGCTTTCGCTGAAGATGAACGGGTTGGAAGGCGGATACTGAAAGCTTTTAACGCCGATAGTGCCAAATTAGAAGCGAATATCAAAAGTGTGCGCGGTAGCCAAAAAGTGACAGATCAAAACCCAGAATCTCGCTATGAAGCTTTGCAAAAATTTGGCAGAGATTTAACAGAACAAGCCAAAGCTGGCAAATTAGACCCAGTAATTGGGCGGGATGACGAAATTCGCCGGGTAATTCAAGTATTGTCTCGCCGGAGTAAGAATAACCCCGTGCTGATTGGTGAACCGGGGGTGGGTAAAACTGCGATCGCGGAAGCTCTAGCACAGCGTATGGTAAATGGAGATGTGCCAGAATCTCTGAAAAATCGCCAGTTGATTTCCTTAGATATCGGGAGTTTAATTGCTGGGGCGAAATTGCGGGGGGAATTTGAAGAACGCCTGAAAGCAGTTCTCAGGGAAGTTACAGAATCTAACGGTCAAATTGTCCTATTTATTGATGAACTGCACACAGTTGTGGGGACTGGTTCGAGTCAACAAGGGGCGATGGATGCGGGGAATTTACTCAAACCCATGCTGGCGCGGGGCGAATTGCGGTGTATTGGCGCAACCACACTGGATGAATACCGCAAACACATAGAAAAAGATGCGGCTTTAGAACGTCGTTTTCAGCAAGTCTTTGTCGATCAGCCTAGCGTAGAAAATACAATTTCCATTCTCCGGGGATTAAAAGAACGCTACGAAGTTCACCACAATGTGAAAATTTCTGATTCGGCTTTAGTCGCCGCCGCTACATTATCCGCCCGTTATATTGCTGACCGTTTTTTACCAGATAAAGCCATTGACTTGGTAGATGAAGCCGCCGCCCAGTTGAAAATGGAGATTACCTCCAAACCCGCAGAATTGGAAACCATTGACCGCCGCTTGATGCAGCTAGAAATGGAAAAGCTATCATTGGCTGGGGAAGAAAAGGAAACTGCGCCAGCTAGGGAGCGTTTTGAGCGGATTGAGCAAGAAATTGCCACTTTAACTGTCAAACAGCAAGAATTTAATGAACAATGGCAAGGTGAGAAACAGCTATTAGAGGCGATTAGTACTTTAAAGAAAGAAGAAGATGCCTTGCGGGTGCAAATTGAGCAGGCAGAACGGGCTTATGATTTGAATAAAGCTGCCCAATTAAAGTATGGCAAATTGGAAGGAGTGCAGCGCGATCGCGAGGCCAAAGAAGCCCAACTGTTAGAAATTCAAAACCAAGGTGCTACTCTGCTGCGAGAACAAGTTACAGAGTCCGATATTGCCGAAATTGTCGCCAAATGGACAGGTATACCCGTTAATCGGCTTTTGGCATCAGAACGGCACAAATTACTGCAACTAGAAACTCATTTACATCAACGAGTCATTGGACAACATGAAGCCGTAGCCGCAGTATCCGCCGCCATTCGTCGCGCCCGTGCGGGGATGAAAGACCCCGGTCGTCCCATTGGTTCATTTTTGTTTATGGGACCCACAGGCGTAGGTAAAACCGAATTAGCCCGTGCGTTAGCGCAGTTCCTCTTTGATTCTGATGATGCCTTGATCCGCTTGGATATGTCAGAGTATATGGAAAAACACTCGGTTTCCCGGCTAGTTGGTGCGCCTCCAGGATATGTGGGTTATGAAGAAGGCGGTCAACTTTCCCAAGCTGTGCGCCGTCACCCTTATTCAGTGGTGCTATTCGATGAAGTAGAGAAGGCTCACCCAGATGTGTTTAATATTTTGTTGCAGGTCTTAGATGATGGCAGAATTACTGACTCACAGGGCAGAGCCGTAGACTTCCGTAACACAGTCATAGTAATGACTAGCAACATCGGCAGTGAATACATATTAGATGTGTCTGGTGATGATACAAAGTACGATATGATGCAGACAAGGGTCACAGATGCCCTGCGATCGCACTTCCGCCCCGAATTTCTCAACCGCGTCGATGATATAATTCTGTTCCACGCCCTCAGCCGTACTGAGATGCGCCACATCATCCGCATCCAACTGAAGCGAGTAGAAAAACTGCTGCGAGAGCAAAAAATTTCCTTTGAAATCTCCGCCGCCGCCTGTGATTACTTAGTAGAATCTGGCTATGATCCAGTTTACGGCGCACGTCCGCTAAAACGGGCGATTCAGCGAGAAGTAGAAAACCCCTTAGCCACCAAGTTATTAGAGAACACCTTTATCCCTGGAGACACAATTTTCATCGAGAAAGAAGACCAGGGTTTAACATTCAGTAAAACCATGCCGGTTAAAGTCACCGTTTCACCATCTTCTGTCAAGGTATTGGAGTGAAAAAGCTCGTAGTGAGGACTTCAGTCCTCTCTTCCCCTTGCTAGAACTTTTGGATCATAGTAAACACCTTGTTTTTTATCAACACCAGGAAAATTGGAGTCCTATAAAATACACAAATATTACCAAGTAATTCATATTACAGGGCATACAATAGCATGATACGATTGACCATTGTGGAAACTCTATCATGAAAGCAATCCACGCTCTTGCTCGTTACTTCCCAGATAAATGTGGAGGTATTCAAGTCAACTTAACCGATTTACTACCAAAACTGCGATCGCATAATATCGATGTCAAAATAGCCGCAGCTAATAACGGTTCTAGCAAAGAACAAACTTACGAGTTTAATGATGTAGAAGTTTATCGCTATCCTGTATTTCCCTCACCCAAAACTCAACCCAACCATGGGCAATTTCCTCATGGTCAATTTGAGCATTTTGCTAATTGGCTATCCCGCCAAAAAGCAGATATCTATCATCAGCACCATTGGGAAGTATATTGCGGTTTACCGCATCTGCGGATGGCTAAAAAGTTAGGCATGAAAACAGTGGTCACAATTCATTATCCTATACCAATTTGTCAACGCACCACTTTAATGTTCAACGGAGAAAAAGTTTGTGATGGTAAAATTGATATAGTACGTTGTTCTCAATGTGCTGATACTTTTAGCAATAAGTTACCTGCGCCAATAGTCAAATCCTTAAGTTATTTACCCCAGGCTATTTTAAGTGGTTTACCTTTGCCTACCAGCGCCTATCTTCCAGCTTCATTAAACAAAGGTGATTTAGGGGAATTTGTTCGTCCTTTAGTCATTCCTGGTTATGTCGCGGCTCGGCAACAAAGTTTGCAAGCAATGGCAAAATATGCTGACCGGATTGTAGCAGTTTGTGATTGGCTATATCAAGCTTTACTCATCAACGGCATCCCTAAAGAAAAATTGGTTCTTAGCCGATGTGGAATATCCTATCCTCAACCAGAAAAATTGCCAAGAATCAGGCAGCAAAGCAAATCTTTAAAAGTCGTTTTTTTAGGTCGATGGGATATCAATAAAGGTGTCGATATATTAGTAAAATCAATTAAAAATTTACCATTGCAAATTCCCATTGAGTTAGTTATTCATGCCATACCCCAAGATGAACGATATCGCAAAAAAATCTTGCAGATGATTGGTGATGATCCTCGAATTTGTGTAGAAAAACAACTAACAAGAGCAGAAATTCCTCAGACTTTAGCCAATTACGATATATTGGCTGTACCTTCCCAATGGCTAGAAACTGGTCCATTAGTAGTTCTAGAAGCTCATGCTTTATCTTTACCTGTAATAGGTTCTAATTTGGGCGGTATTGCCGAACTGGTAAAACATGGTATTAATGGTTGGTTAGTTCCAGCGAATGACATCCAGGCTTGGACTGAAGCGTTACGGCTGTTGGCTACAGATACAAATTTACTTGAAAAACTGCGCCAAGGGATTCAACCTGTCCGCACTGTGAGTATGCAAGCAGAAGATTTAGCAGCTATATATAGCAACCTGCATCCATAATTTCAACAGTGCATCCTTCTAAGGGTAGTGGAATCCGAATAAAATTTAAGAGGCATTCCTTACCCATAACAACAGATAATCACGGAAAATTGATATTCAGAATTATCTCTGCAACTACAACAAACAGATCACTATGCTAGAACAAGGCACCATCAGTATTCATACTGAGAATATTTTCCCAATCATCAAGAAGTCTCTGTACTCAGACCATCAAATATTCCTCCGCGAATTGGTATCTAACGCTGTAGATGCCATCCAAAAGCTGAACATGGTATCCCGCGCTGGGGAATTTGCGGGAGAAATCGGTGAACCAGAAATCCAACTGGCTATCGACAAAGATAAAAAAACCCTTTCCATTACCGACAACGGCATTGGGATGACAGCAGAGGAAGTTAAAAAGTACATCAATCAGGTGGCTTTCTCTAGTGCCGAAGAATTTATTCACAAGTATGAAGGCAAATCAGATCAACCCATTATCGGTCACTTTGGTCTGGGTTTCTACTCGTCCTTCATGGTGGCGCAAAACGTAGAAATTGATACCCTCTCATACCAAGAAGGGGCGCAAGCTGTCCACTGGACTTGTGATGGTTCTCCTGCTTTCACCTTAGAAGAATCACCCCGCACAACTCGCGGTACTACTATTACTCTGACTCTCCAAGGAGAAGAAGAGGAATTTTTAGAATCAGCACGAATTAAGAATCTTGTCAAGACATACTGCGACTTCATGCCAGTGCCAATTAAACTGGACGGTGAAGTATTAAATCGGCAAAAAGCACCTTGGCGGGAGTCTACCAATAACCTGAGTAAAGAAGATTACTTAGAGTTTTACCGCTACCTGTACCCATTTCAGGAAGAACCTTTGTTGTGGGTACATTTAAATACTGATTATCCCTTTATCATCAACGGGATTCTGTATTTTCCCAAAATGCGCCCCGATGTCGATGTAACCAAAGGGCAAATCAAGCTATTTTGCAATCAAGTTTTTGTCAGCGACAACTGCGAAGAGATTGTGCCGCAATTCCTCATGCCGATGCGGGGTGTGATTGATAGCACTGATATTCCCCTGAATGTATCCCGGAGTGCATTGCAAGGCGATCGCACAGTCCGCAAAATCGGCGATTATATAGCTAAAAAAGTAGGCGATCGCCTTAAAGAACTATACCGCGACAACCGCGAACAATACATCAGTGCCTGGAAAGACCTCAGCACATTTGTCAAATTTGGGGTTCTCAACGACGAGAAATTCAAAAAACAAATTCAAGATATCATCGTTTTTCGCACCACAGCCAAACTAGGTGAAACAGCCGAAACCCCAGCAGTAGAGGTACAGTCAGCAGAAAGCGACCTGTGGCAAGATGTCGCCGCCAACGCATCAAGTCTTCCATACACAACCCTCAAAGAATACTTAGAACGTAACAAAGAACGTCACGAAAATCGAGTATTTTACAGCACCGACGAAACCACCCAATCGACTTACATAGAACTGCACAAAAACCAAGGCTTAGAAGTCCTATTCATGGACTCCTTCATCGACACCCACTTTATCAACTTCCTAGAAAGGGAATACTCAGATGTCAAATTTACCCGCGTAGATTCCGACTTAGATAACACCCTGCTAGAGCAAGACAAAACCGGCGAAATAGTTGACCCCACAACCAACAAAACCAAAAGTGAAGTAATCAAAGAATTATTTGAGAAATCCCTCAACAAACCCAAACTCAACATCCGTACCGAAGCCTTAAAATCAGACGATCCCCAAGGCACACCACCAGCAATGGTACTGTTACCAGAAATAATGCGCCGCCTGCGGGAAATGAACGCCATGATGCAGCAGCAGAACGCAGATTTTCCTGAAGATCATATTTTGTTAGTGAATACCGCTCATCCCCTGATTCAAAACCTAGCCAACCTCAACCAAGGTAGTATCATTCAGGATGATGCTCAGACATCCACAAACCCCTTAGTAAACATGATTTGTCAACACGTCTACGACTTAGCCCTGATGACTCAAAAAGGATTTGACGCAGAAGGAATGAAATCCTTCGTCGAGCGTTCCAACGAAGTGCTGACCAAACTAACAGAACAAGCCAGCAAATAAAAACCCCCAAATCTGCTTTTTGACCTCACCCCGCCTTTGACTTGCGCCAAATTCCCCCCTCTCCTCGCTGGCGGCTATCCATTACCCACAGCTTTCTTAACATGACTGTAAGCTAGACTGTGTAGGGATGATAGAAGTTTCTAAGCTATCGAGATCGCCGCTAGCGAGGGTGTGCCAATGTTTAAGCAGAAACATCAGGTGGGGAGTGGGAATGGAGAAGTTTCCAGGTAGCGGCGATATCGTGTAATCGCCGTAAACCCCGCCAAATAGTTTTAACTCCCGGCTCACCATCTCCCTTGCGAGCCAGAAAGCCGCCGAGAGTGGCAATCATTGGCACGGTTTCTCGTAAAGATGAAGGTTTGTTTGGTGGGTTGGGATTTTTGTTGACAGTGGCACATAAAGATTGCCATTCATCAGTTTCTAAAACGGCATCAGAGGATAAATCAGGGTGAACTCGTGAGAAGTAAGTGAGCCATAATAAACGCCAAGCGACAACAGAATAAGTGGCTAGTGCCATATGGATGCGGTCAGCAGTAGACAATTGTAATTGCTCAATTCTACAGCCACTTTTTAAAGTGTAATGATAGCGTTCTATCAACCAACGATAGGTGTACCATTGCACACAACGTGCGGCATTATGACACAAAAGAGAATTTACCGACTTGTGTGTACATAGTTTCCGTTCAAAATGGCAAAACTGCTACAGTTAAAAGTTGGAGTCTTGATGATCATCACTAGTTCCAACCAGAGTTAATTGAAAACATAATTTAACGTTTTTCGATAAGATCAATATTCCTCGCTGATCTACCTAACTTCTATGCTCAATCCCAATCTGGATCAAATCCAGTTGACCAAAGACGATTATGAACGCTACTCCCGCCATCTAATTTTGCCAGAAATTGGACTAGAAGGACAGAAGCGTTTAAAAGCTGCTAGCGTTTTGTGTATTGGTACTGGTGGGCTAGGTTCGCCATTACTCTTATATCTTGCAGCCGCAGGTATCGGACGCATTGGTATTGTGGATTTCGATATCGTCGATACTTCCAACCTGCAACGCCAAGTAATTCACGGTACATCCTGGGTGGGTAAACCCAAAATTGAATCAGCAAAAAACCGAATTCACGAAATTAACCCCCATTGTCAGGTTGACTTGTACGAAACTCGCCTGAGTGCTGAAAACGCCCTAGATATAATTAAGCCTTACGATATCGTCGTGGATGGTACGGATAACTTCCCTACTAGATACCTCGTTAATGACGCTTGCGTATTGCTGGATAAGCCTAACGTCTACGGTTCCATTTTTCGCTTTGAAGGGCAAGCCACGGTCTTTAACTACGAAGGTGGGCCGAACTATCGTGACTTATACCCAGAACCACCACCACCAGGAATGGTTCCTTCTTGTGCAGAAGGTGGCGTATTAGGTATTTTGCCAGGAATGATTGGCATTATTCAGGCTACAGAAACAGTAAAAATCATCACCGGCAAGGGTAATACCTTAAGTGGACGATTACTGTTATATGATGCCTTAGAAATGAAATTCCGGGAATTGAAACTGCGTCCTAATCCCATTCGCCCAGTTATTGAAAAGCTGATAGACTACGAACAATTCTGCGGAATTCCGCAAGCTAAGGCAGAGGAGGCCAAACAGCAGATGGAAATGTCAGAAATGACCGTTAAGGAATTGAAAGAATTATTGGATAGCGGTGCAAAGGATTTTGTACTATTGGATGTCCGTAATCCTCATGAATACGAAATTGCCAAAATCCCTGGTTCTGTATTAATCCCCTTACCGGATATTGAAAACGGCGACGGGGTAGCGAAGGTCAAAGAAATCCTCAATGGTCACCGCTTGATTGCTCATTGTAAGCTGGGTGGACGGTCTGCCAAAGCCTTGGGTATCCTCAAAGAGGCGGGGATTGAGGGGACGAATGTTAAAGGCGGAATTAACGCTTGGAGTAAGGAAGTAGATCCTTCAGTTCCAGAGTATTAAAATGCTCTAGCTGAGTAACGCAGAGATTCCACGTTTATTCTCTGCGCCTCTGAATTCAGCGCAACTTTTTTGATTTATGAAAAAAATTGCAGCGTTGGGTTGACGTAACCAAACCCAACATTATTGGTAGCGTTGGGTTGCGCTTAACCCAACCTACGTTTAATGCACTGTTTTAAGCTTGTCAGTCCAGTAGGGTGTGTTATGGCTTTAGCCTAACGCACCGTCTTCTGGGTCTTAATGCCGTACTCTCCTCGATCACACACCC comes from the Nodularia sp. NIES-3585 genome and includes:
- the moeB gene encoding molybdopterin-synthase adenylyltransferase MoeB, encoding MLNPNLDQIQLTKDDYERYSRHLILPEIGLEGQKRLKAASVLCIGTGGLGSPLLLYLAAAGIGRIGIVDFDIVDTSNLQRQVIHGTSWVGKPKIESAKNRIHEINPHCQVDLYETRLSAENALDIIKPYDIVVDGTDNFPTRYLVNDACVLLDKPNVYGSIFRFEGQATVFNYEGGPNYRDLYPEPPPPGMVPSCAEGGVLGILPGMIGIIQATETVKIITGKGNTLSGRLLLYDALEMKFRELKLRPNPIRPVIEKLIDYEQFCGIPQAKAEEAKQQMEMSEMTVKELKELLDSGAKDFVLLDVRNPHEYEIAKIPGSVLIPLPDIENGDGVAKVKEILNGHRLIAHCKLGGRSAKALGILKEAGIEGTNVKGGINAWSKEVDPSVPEY